Below is a window of Synergistaceae bacterium DNA.
GCGGGGCTAATTTTGCTGGGACTGGGCGGAGTCAGCTTTGTCCTTGCGCACTGGCACGAGATCGACAAAATTATACGTGTCGGGCTGATTGCGGGGGCTTATGTGATTTCGCTGATTGCGTATCTCTTCACCGTGAAGAAATCAGGACGGGCGGGAAAATATTTCCTGCTGTTGTCATCGGCGATATTCGGCGGAGGGATATACCTAATCACCCACATGTACGACATCCCTATAACGCTGGCTGAATTTCTCTGCTACTGGGTCATTCAGGTAATAATAACGTCCGTGATATTCCGGGATGAGTGGCAGGTGTACTTGGCCTGCGCGTTGTCGCTGATATGGATGAATGAGACGGAAGCAATAAACGCATTCGCCCTGTATTTTGTGAGGACGGCAATACTTCCGCTGACGGAATTTTTCACCCCTTGGAGCGCGTTCGCGTTGCTGGCGGCGTTATGGGCTTCATATTTTGCGGTGAAGGACAGAGCAGCCCTCATGCTTTGCGTGATGATAACAGTGCTGCTTCTTGCCTCGCGTATGAGTTTATGTCTAGGGGGAACGTGGACGCTAATTATTCTCGTGATTTCGGGGGCTGTAATGTCGTTCCTTGCGGAAAATTCTGACTGTCAGACTCTTGGCTTGCTGATGGTCGGCGTGTTCGGGTTATTGCTGACATGGCCGATGTTCTGGCGGGGCGGTGAGTTTGAGTCATACCGCAATATTCTGCCTGTCGTGAATGCTGTGATAGTCGCGGGATTATTGCTCGCTAATATCTGGCGGGGTCATTCGGGAGTCGGCTCGGCGTTCTGCGTGATACTTGCGGGAAGATAC
It encodes the following:
- a CDS encoding DUF2157 domain-containing protein codes for the protein MQSIRQKEMDFLSTEAAGWVEEKIITGEQASAIMSLYEVKPRNLRMVMLTAGLILLGLGGVSFVLAHWHEIDKIIRVGLIAGAYVISLIAYLFTVKKSGRAGKYFLLLSSAIFGGGIYLITHMYDIPITLAEFLCYWVIQVIITSVIFRDEWQVYLACALSLIWMNETEAINAFALYFVRTAILPLTEFFTPWSAFALLAALWASYFAVKDRAALMLCVMITVLLLASRMSLCLGGTWTLIILVISGAVMSFLAENSDCQTLGLLMVGVFGLLLTWPMFWRGGEFESYRNILPVVNAVIVAGLLLANIWRGHSGVGSAFCVILAGRYFFDHLFGFLPKAWGFTAAGIILLVGAIFFGRISRLFTKK